Within the Candidatus Saccharibacteria bacterium oral taxon 488 genome, the region GATGATCCGAATGAGCTTCTCCAGCGCATCTGGTGCGATCTCCTGCATTGGCAGCCGCGCCCCCAGCATGTCGACAATGGCCTCGCCTTCGGCTTCAGAAAAATAGATGGTCAGCGCTGGCGAGAACCGCTTGACCGGCAGTAACACTGCCGAGTGCTGATCGCCGTCTTGACCCAGCCCAAAGGCTCGAAACTCACTAAAATCATACAAGCGGTCGGCGACGTAAACCCCCTTGGGGCTGATGGCGTAATTAACCATCACCGATGGTCGCGACCGCAGCAATATGAGTGCCACCGCCATAATCGGCAGCAAAATCGCGAATGTCCAGCTATTAAAAACAAAGATTGCCAGCGCCATCAGGGCAAGCACTACGAAACCAACAGCGACATACCAGCCAGTCGTGCGGTGAGCCTGTACGCCCTCGGGGGCCTGCCAGGCGATGGGCTGCGATAAGTCAGTCACCGGCTGGGCCGCGTCTTGCTGGGTGTTTTCAGTGTCGGTTACGTGTGGCTGCTCTTCCATATATCTAGTATACCATGAGCGGTATGATCTGCTATACGTCGGTAGAGTTACCACCAAGACCAATTACGGTATTGAGGACAAATTGAATGATGGCGTAAGCAAATAGGGCGACGAGCAGGCCAATGACGGCATAGAGAATGGTGTTTTTTGCTGAGGTGACCGCGTCTTTATTGCCACTGGAGACAACGTAGCGAAAACCACCAAAAATCAGCATTACTACAGCGAGGATACCGATAAAATAGAGCATGATGTTGATAATTTTTTTCACCAACGAGCTGTCACCGTTAGTTAAGTTGGTTGGCACGCCGTCGCCACGCGCATCATTGATGCCACGAGTGACGCCGCTCTCGCCAAGTGCGAACACTGGAGTGCTTAAAACTACCGTGCCGACACCGATGGTCAGCATGATGCTAACGATACCTGCGAAAAACCTCTTCATGCGCGTTATTATCCTCTCTCTTAGGTTTATTGTCAAGTTTTGTGGTCCGCCCGTCAATCGCGGGGCTAGCCAGACCACTGCTTCTATGATACACTATTTTTAGCTCGTGGAGGAGTACCCAAGTGGCTGAAGGGGACGGTTTGCTAAATCGTTAGTACGGGGAGACCTGTAGCGGGAGTTCGAATCTCCCCTCCTCCGCCAGAGTTATGCCGCTCCCGTCTCGGTTTATCCGGGACTTATTTTATTGTTTTGTTTAGTACGCGGAGTGGGTATCGAATAGAATTTTGGGCCGATGGCACCATCTAAATCAGGAAATATTATTGACAAATTAAAAACCTTATGCTATTATCCTAACATTGCTATGGCCAGATCCATACAGATAAACATAAAAAGAATATGAAATATTTATCACACATTATTACTACTACCACGATGGCACTGGGCCTGTCGACCAGCCTCGGCGTGTTTCTACACGATACGAATATTGATAAAGCGATTGTTTCTGCTTGGCAACTCATGAGTGATGCGCGCCAGGTTGATGACGACCATCACAGCAAGCCGCATTCCTCACCGCACACTCACTCTGACCATCATGATTTTTCAGGGGTGCTAAAGGACGGACAAACTCATCCGCGGACGACGCCGCGCAGCGCTGATCGCAAACACCTACACACCAAGCTTGTCAGTCGTGGTGGCGATGGTGACATTGATGGGCATCGACTGATAGTCGATCCGATTAGCGTGAGCTGATGACTTCGAGCTCGCCGATGAAGCGCTGGATGAGCTTTTCTTGCTCGGCCAGCTGCTGGCGAGTTTCCTCGACGAGATGGGCTGGCGCCTTTTCAACATAAGTTGGATTATCCAGCCGTGCTTGGAGGCTTGACAGGGTTCGCCGCGCTTCACTTAGCCGCACTTCCAGATCGGTCTGGTGCTGATAGAGTGTCTCCTCGTCAATATCCAACCACGCTTCCCTGTTTGCCGCCGCCAACCTAAGGCCTCGCGGTTGATCGGTGTGTGCAATTGACTCCAGGCGCATGAGGTGTTTGATGGTGTCTTGATTATCGGCGATGAGGCTGTCATTACCGTATAACAAGCGGTATTTCTTATTGCCCGGCAGTTCGGCGATTACCCAGCGGCCTTCCGCGACCAGCGTCTTCAGCTGTTCAAACTGCTCGGCGGCGATAGGATCAAACTTTTCTGGGGTTGGCCAGTGGTCGCGCATTAAAATGCCATCGGTGTAATTAAGCGTCTGCCAAATCGTCTCAGTGACAAATGGCGCGAACGGATGAGCGATTTTCAGGCTGGTCGCTAGCGCCCATGACAGTAATGGGCGATTGATAGCGGTTTTTGACGATTCGATGTACCAATCAGCCAGATCATCCCAAATAGCGTGATAGACCGTATCCGCGGCTTCAGAAAAGCGGTACTGCTCCAGGCGGACGGCAACGTTATTGGCGGCGTCGTTCAGCTGGCGGATAATCCAGTGGTCGGCCGGCGTCTGCGGCTCTAGGTCAACGATTTGGTGTTCATCGCCAATTTGTGCCTCGACGAAGCGTGCGATATTCCATAGTTTATTGCAGAAGTTGCGAGCAGCGATAACAGCGCCCTTGTTGAAGGCTTGGTGTTGTGCCGGTGCACGGCCAGTGATGATACCCATACGGGTAGCGTCCGAGCCAAATTGTGAAACCAGTTCCATTGGATTGATGACATTACCCTTGGATTTGGACATTTTTTGATTGTGCTCGTCGTTAACCATACCGTGCAGATAAACATCCTTAAACGGTAGTTTGCCAGTGCGGTACAGGCTGAGCATAATCATGCGCGCTACCCATGCCCGCATGATGTCCATACCAGTTTCCATCAAGCTGGTTGGGAAGTATTTGGCTAGTTCCCCACCGTTTAGATAATCGGTAACAATGTATGGCCACTGTCCAGACGAGAACCAAGTGTCAAAGGTATCCTCTTCCCTGATATATGTTGTACCATTTACAACTATCTTTCGTTCGTCAGTACGAATGTTGAATATCCAATCGCGCGGGTCGCTTTCATTGACGAATGCTGGAATCGGGATGCCCCATGGGATCTGCCGAGAAATATTCCAGTCTTTCAATTGCTTGAAATAAGCGATGAGCTCTTTGCGTTTGGCGGCTGGATAAAAGGTAATCTCTTCCCTCTCTAAGGCTTCAATGGCTGGCTGGGCCAGTGGCTGCATTTTAATAAACCACTGCTCTTTAACCATCGGCTCAATGACGCTGCCGCATTTGTAACAATGTCCGACGGCGTGTTCAATGTCTGTTTCGCCGCGGCGCAGCTCCAGCGACTCCAAGGCCGCCAACACGCGAGTGCGGGCTTCTGCCGGCGTCAGACCTAGGAATTGCGGCGGTACGTTGACCATCGTACCCCCCTGGCTGATGATTTGCTTGAGCGGCAGGTTGTGGCGCTGGGCCATCTCGAAGTCATTCGGGTCGTGTGCCGGTGTAATTTTCACCGCGCCAGTACCGTAGTTCATATCGACGTACTCGTCGGCGATAATCGGGATTTCCTCGTCGGTAATTGGTAGTAAAATTCGCGTGCCGATGAGGTGTTTGTAGCGCTCATCGTCCGGGTGGACAGCTACTGCCACGTCGCCCAGCATAGTCTCCGGCCGCGTGGTGGCGACTACGATTTCGCCGATTTTATCCAGCGTCGGGTAAGCGATTTGCCACAACTTCCCTTTTTCATTCTTATGCTCAACTTCAATGTCGGCGAAGCTGGTTTGGTGTTTGGTACAATAATTGACAATCCGCTCACCGCGGTATACTAGCCCGTCGTCCCACATTTTTTTGAACGTCTCGTACACCGTAGCGATGACTTTATCGTCCAGCGTAAAGGTCAAATGCTGCCAAGAAGCGCTGACGCCCAGAGCTCGCAGCTGCAACTCCATATTGCCGCGTTTTTCTTCCACAAACTTCCAAACTTGGTCGTATAGTTGTTCACGTGAAAAGTCGAAGCGGCTTTTTCCCTGTTTGGCTAGCTCTTTTTCATAAACTACCCAGGTCTCAAAGCCAGCATGATCTGCCCCAGGAATAAATACCGCATCATCACCCTTCATGCGGTGATAGCGAATCATAATATCCTTCAAATTCATGTCCAGGGCATGGCCAATGTGCAAGTTGCCATTGGCGTTGGGCGGTGGCATGACGATGGAATACGGTTTACCGACACCGGTCGGCTCTAATGCGCCGCTGGTTTCCCACATGGCGTAAATGTTTGGTTCGTAATCGTTTGGGGTGTATTGTTTGGCTAGTTGCATGAATAATTCCTACTTTTCACGTGAAAAGCGAGCATCGCTACCGTCAATATTTTTCACGTGAAAACTCAGACAATAGGCGTAAATGATCTCTCCACGCGGTTATATTACCAAGCCAATTATACCACAGAAAAAGGGGCGGCAAAACCGCGGACGATGCCTGGCTGGGGGTGTTAACGCAGCGTTTGGTAGGCGCGGTACAACCAGTAGCGACTGCGCTGTAATGGCAAATCCCAAGCTCCGGCAAAGGT harbors:
- a CDS encoding valine--tRNA ligase, translated to MQLAKQYTPNDYEPNIYAMWETSGALEPTGVGKPYSIVMPPPNANGNLHIGHALDMNLKDIMIRYHRMKGDDAVFIPGADHAGFETWVVYEKELAKQGKSRFDFSREQLYDQVWKFVEEKRGNMELQLRALGVSASWQHLTFTLDDKVIATVYETFKKMWDDGLVYRGERIVNYCTKHQTSFADIEVEHKNEKGKLWQIAYPTLDKIGEIVVATTRPETMLGDVAVAVHPDDERYKHLIGTRILLPITDEEIPIIADEYVDMNYGTGAVKITPAHDPNDFEMAQRHNLPLKQIISQGGTMVNVPPQFLGLTPAEARTRVLAALESLELRRGETDIEHAVGHCYKCGSVIEPMVKEQWFIKMQPLAQPAIEALEREEITFYPAAKRKELIAYFKQLKDWNISRQIPWGIPIPAFVNESDPRDWIFNIRTDERKIVVNGTTYIREEDTFDTWFSSGQWPYIVTDYLNGGELAKYFPTSLMETGMDIMRAWVARMIMLSLYRTGKLPFKDVYLHGMVNDEHNQKMSKSKGNVINPMELVSQFGSDATRMGIITGRAPAQHQAFNKGAVIAARNFCNKLWNIARFVEAQIGDEHQIVDLEPQTPADHWIIRQLNDAANNVAVRLEQYRFSEAADTVYHAIWDDLADWYIESSKTAINRPLLSWALATSLKIAHPFAPFVTETIWQTLNYTDGILMRDHWPTPEKFDPIAAEQFEQLKTLVAEGRWVIAELPGNKKYRLLYGNDSLIADNQDTIKHLMRLESIAHTDQPRGLRLAAANREAWLDIDEETLYQHQTDLEVRLSEARRTLSSLQARLDNPTYVEKAPAHLVEETRQQLAEQEKLIQRFIGELEVISSR